One window from the genome of Bicyclus anynana chromosome 25, ilBicAnyn1.1, whole genome shotgun sequence encodes:
- the LOC112058325 gene encoding dihydropyrimidinase isoform X2, with translation MAVVNSLSGINIKSSQNRLLIKNGQVVNFDGIEEADVYIEDGIIKQVGRNLIIPGGTRTIDATRKLVMPGGIDPHTHFELEMMGAKTADDFYKGTRAAVAGGTTTVIDFVLPNKGQSLIEAYNNWREKADNKVCCDYGLHVGVTWWSPSVKKEMQQLVAEHGVNSFKVFMAYKDTWMLDDYELCQVFETCAELKALPQVHAENGHIIARNTEKLLAAGVTTPEGHELSRDEEVEAEAVNRACVIANQMNAPLYIVHMMSKSAVDALRNARLRQRRAIIGETLAATVGTDGMHYTNACFRHAAAHVLSPPLRPDPDTPEAIIKALAEDDLQLIGSDNCTFTEKDKEKGKDDFTKIPNGVNGVEDRMAILWQKAVNTGMMDPCRFVAVTSATAARVFNLWPAKGCVAVGSDADVVVWDPQLERTISAAAHHHATDFNIFEGTRVVGSPQYVIVNGRVCLDDGELRVAEGLGKFLPTPANCPYLYDGKPPLSPQGSPRYASESPQNSPARVTNGNTPTELHLVNKQLDGLSVSGCSTPTGRKMREPGQRNLQNSTFSISKEVEGLDTKTSVRVRNPPGGKSSGLW, from the exons ACAAGTGGGCCGTAACCTTATCATCCCTGGTGGTACCCGGACCATCGATGCCACGCGCAAGCTGGTGATGCCTGGTGGGATCGACCCCCACACCCACTTCGAGCTGGAGATGATGGGGGCCAAGACGGCTGATGACTTCTACAAGGGAACGCGAGCGGCGGTGGCTGGAGGCACCACCACTGTCA TTGACTTCGTTCTACCCAATAAAGGACAATCTCTCATTGAGGCTTATAACAACTGGAGGGAGAAAGCGGATAACAAG GTCTGCTGCGACTACGGGCTCCATGTAGGCGTGACCTGGTGGTCGCCATCAGTAAAGAAGGAGATGCAGCAGTTGGTAGCAGAGCATGGTGTCAACTCATTCAAGGTGTTCATGGCGTATAAGGACACCTGGATGCTGGATGACTACGAGCTGTGCCAGGTGTTTGAGACCTGCGCCGAATTGAAAGCACTGCCTcag GTGCACGCAGAAAATGGTCACATAATAGCCAGGAATACAGAAAAGCTACTTGCTGCCGGTGTCACCACCCCCGAGGGTCACGAGCTCTCGCGTGACGAGGAGGTGGAAGCGGAGGCTGTTAACAGAGCCTGCGTTATTGCTAACCAG ATGAATGCACCTCTATACATAGTACACATGATGTCAAAGAGCGCAGTGGATGCCCTCCGCAATGCTAGACTAAGACAAAGGAGGGCCATTATCGGTGAAACTCTTGCTGCTACAGTAGGCACTGACG GTATGCACTACACGAACGCTTGCTTCCGTCACGCGGCCGCACACGTGCTGTCCCCTCCCCTGCGCCCGGACCCGGACACCCCCGAAGCGATCATAAAAGCACTCGCTGA GGACGATTTGCAGTTGATTGGCAGCGACAACTGCACGTTTACTGAGAAAGACAAAGAGAAGGGGAAAGATGACTTTACGAAGATACCCAACGGAGTTAACGGCGTCGAAGACCGCATGGCTATCCTGTGGCAGAAGGCGGTCAATACTG GAATGATGGACCCGTGCCGTTTCGTCGCGGTGACCAGTGCGACAGCGGCGCGCGTGTTCAACCTGTGGCCGGCCAAGGGCTGCGTGGCGGTGGGCAGCGACGCCGACGTGGTGGTGTGGGACCCGCAGCTCGAGCGCACCATCTCCGCCGCCGCGCACCACCACGCCACCGACTTCAACATATTCGAG GGGACGCGAGTCGTTGGCAGCCCTCAGTACGTGATAGTGAACGGACGAGTCTGTCTCGATGACGGCGAATTGAGAGTTGCTGAAG GTCTGGGAAAGTTCCTCCCAACCCCCGCCAACTGCCCCTACCTGTACGACGGCAAGCCGCCCCTCTCTCCGCAAGGCAGTCCTCGCTACGCTTCCGAGTCTCCACAAAACTCTCCCGCTAGAGTCACCAATGGAAACACACCTACTG AGCTACACCTGGTCAACAAACAACTGGACGGGCTGTCGGTGTCGGGCTGCAGTACCCCGACCGGCCGCAAGATGCGCGAGCCCGGTCAGAGGAACCTGCAGAACTCCACCTTCTCCATCAGCA aGGAAGTAGAAGGCCTGGACACGAAAACATCTGTGCGCGTACGAAACCCACCAGGCGGGAAGTCGTCGGGCTTGTGGTAA
- the LOC112058325 gene encoding dihydropyrimidinase isoform X1 has product MTTAPVKKVPIHLQSSQNRLLIKNGQVVNFDGIEEADVYIEDGIIKQVGRNLIIPGGTRTIDATRKLVMPGGIDPHTHFELEMMGAKTADDFYKGTRAAVAGGTTTVIDFVLPNKGQSLIEAYNNWREKADNKVCCDYGLHVGVTWWSPSVKKEMQQLVAEHGVNSFKVFMAYKDTWMLDDYELCQVFETCAELKALPQVHAENGHIIARNTEKLLAAGVTTPEGHELSRDEEVEAEAVNRACVIANQMNAPLYIVHMMSKSAVDALRNARLRQRRAIIGETLAATVGTDGMHYTNACFRHAAAHVLSPPLRPDPDTPEAIIKALAEDDLQLIGSDNCTFTEKDKEKGKDDFTKIPNGVNGVEDRMAILWQKAVNTGMMDPCRFVAVTSATAARVFNLWPAKGCVAVGSDADVVVWDPQLERTISAAAHHHATDFNIFEGTRVVGSPQYVIVNGRVCLDDGELRVAEGLGKFLPTPANCPYLYDGKPPLSPQGSPRYASESPQNSPARVTNGNTPTELHLVNKQLDGLSVSGCSTPTGRKMREPGQRNLQNSTFSISKEVEGLDTKTSVRVRNPPGGKSSGLW; this is encoded by the exons ACAAGTGGGCCGTAACCTTATCATCCCTGGTGGTACCCGGACCATCGATGCCACGCGCAAGCTGGTGATGCCTGGTGGGATCGACCCCCACACCCACTTCGAGCTGGAGATGATGGGGGCCAAGACGGCTGATGACTTCTACAAGGGAACGCGAGCGGCGGTGGCTGGAGGCACCACCACTGTCA TTGACTTCGTTCTACCCAATAAAGGACAATCTCTCATTGAGGCTTATAACAACTGGAGGGAGAAAGCGGATAACAAG GTCTGCTGCGACTACGGGCTCCATGTAGGCGTGACCTGGTGGTCGCCATCAGTAAAGAAGGAGATGCAGCAGTTGGTAGCAGAGCATGGTGTCAACTCATTCAAGGTGTTCATGGCGTATAAGGACACCTGGATGCTGGATGACTACGAGCTGTGCCAGGTGTTTGAGACCTGCGCCGAATTGAAAGCACTGCCTcag GTGCACGCAGAAAATGGTCACATAATAGCCAGGAATACAGAAAAGCTACTTGCTGCCGGTGTCACCACCCCCGAGGGTCACGAGCTCTCGCGTGACGAGGAGGTGGAAGCGGAGGCTGTTAACAGAGCCTGCGTTATTGCTAACCAG ATGAATGCACCTCTATACATAGTACACATGATGTCAAAGAGCGCAGTGGATGCCCTCCGCAATGCTAGACTAAGACAAAGGAGGGCCATTATCGGTGAAACTCTTGCTGCTACAGTAGGCACTGACG GTATGCACTACACGAACGCTTGCTTCCGTCACGCGGCCGCACACGTGCTGTCCCCTCCCCTGCGCCCGGACCCGGACACCCCCGAAGCGATCATAAAAGCACTCGCTGA GGACGATTTGCAGTTGATTGGCAGCGACAACTGCACGTTTACTGAGAAAGACAAAGAGAAGGGGAAAGATGACTTTACGAAGATACCCAACGGAGTTAACGGCGTCGAAGACCGCATGGCTATCCTGTGGCAGAAGGCGGTCAATACTG GAATGATGGACCCGTGCCGTTTCGTCGCGGTGACCAGTGCGACAGCGGCGCGCGTGTTCAACCTGTGGCCGGCCAAGGGCTGCGTGGCGGTGGGCAGCGACGCCGACGTGGTGGTGTGGGACCCGCAGCTCGAGCGCACCATCTCCGCCGCCGCGCACCACCACGCCACCGACTTCAACATATTCGAG GGGACGCGAGTCGTTGGCAGCCCTCAGTACGTGATAGTGAACGGACGAGTCTGTCTCGATGACGGCGAATTGAGAGTTGCTGAAG GTCTGGGAAAGTTCCTCCCAACCCCCGCCAACTGCCCCTACCTGTACGACGGCAAGCCGCCCCTCTCTCCGCAAGGCAGTCCTCGCTACGCTTCCGAGTCTCCACAAAACTCTCCCGCTAGAGTCACCAATGGAAACACACCTACTG AGCTACACCTGGTCAACAAACAACTGGACGGGCTGTCGGTGTCGGGCTGCAGTACCCCGACCGGCCGCAAGATGCGCGAGCCCGGTCAGAGGAACCTGCAGAACTCCACCTTCTCCATCAGCA aGGAAGTAGAAGGCCTGGACACGAAAACATCTGTGCGCGTACGAAACCCACCAGGCGGGAAGTCGTCGGGCTTGTGGTAA